From Psychrobacillus sp. FSL K6-2836, a single genomic window includes:
- a CDS encoding DUF5366 family protein, whose product MKNPYVFGFLPLITIVLFSFSFAIFTMNEVIELFKVIGVYSGMREFLSDLELKLFLLILLALIYFMIFSALKLIAETIHEIGMLFFSKDFEGKTMAQARGGFVIFFIGAVISLVGFQSIQILLIIFMLTSFIYFVYVVYKLSNSMSLVGTLGLVMFEIIVWSLFIALVIYIIIKLYNGIVASLPLL is encoded by the coding sequence ATGAAAAACCCCTATGTGTTTGGCTTTTTACCACTAATTACAATAGTATTATTCAGTTTCTCATTTGCTATATTTACAATGAATGAAGTTATAGAGCTTTTTAAGGTAATTGGTGTGTACAGTGGAATGAGAGAATTTCTTTCGGATTTAGAACTAAAACTGTTTTTATTGATTTTACTGGCATTAATCTATTTTATGATTTTCTCTGCATTAAAACTAATTGCAGAAACAATTCATGAAATAGGAATGTTATTTTTCTCAAAGGACTTTGAAGGAAAAACTATGGCACAGGCACGTGGAGGCTTTGTAATATTTTTTATAGGAGCAGTAATTTCTCTAGTAGGATTTCAATCGATTCAAATATTGCTAATTATCTTTATGTTGACTAGTTTTATATATTTTGTTTATGTCGTATATAAATTGAGCAACTCGATGAGTCTTGTCGGTACACTAGGATTAGTCATGTTTGAAATCATTGTCTGGAGTCTTTTCATCGCACTCGTTATATATATAATTATCAAATTATACAATGGTATAGTCGCAAGTCTTCCATTACTTTAA
- a CDS encoding AAA family ATPase — MKRLAIITVGKTHSGKTTFAKALEKELANSVVVDQDNHAEFLHTYYQSLLPKQGSNTIKYAITQTIVNHAVHETNCHIILCNSNRNRRGRLRLIEYYQNQGFHCVLVNFELPDHILKVRIAESRRSTKILRVASTFDEVFSRQQSETNKGDIIEPTEEEADHLFIIKNSDGIPSIIREIVDLAVNF; from the coding sequence ATGAAAAGATTAGCCATTATAACTGTAGGAAAAACGCATAGTGGCAAAACGACATTTGCCAAAGCTTTAGAAAAAGAACTTGCAAACTCAGTTGTGGTTGACCAAGATAATCATGCTGAGTTCCTTCATACGTATTACCAATCTCTATTGCCCAAGCAGGGGAGTAACACGATAAAATATGCCATTACACAAACGATTGTAAATCATGCAGTTCATGAGACCAATTGTCATATTATTCTTTGCAATTCAAATCGTAATCGCAGAGGCCGATTGAGACTAATCGAATATTATCAAAACCAAGGTTTTCATTGTGTCCTCGTAAATTTTGAACTTCCAGATCATATTCTGAAAGTAAGAATTGCTGAAAGTAGGCGAAGTACAAAGATATTAAGAGTCGCTTCCACTTTTGATGAAGTATTCTCTAGGCAGCAGTCAGAGACCAATAAAGGCGATATAATAGAACCGACTGAAGAGGAAGCAGATCACTTATTTATTATTAAAAATTCGGATGGCATACCGTCTATTATTAGAGAAATCGTAGATCTGGCTGTAAACTTTTAA
- a CDS encoding DNA topology modulation protein, whose protein sequence is MKKIALIGSGGSGKSTLARRLGEKLNIEVYHLDALFWKLNWTPTAKEEQRKVQNELVKQEEWIIDGNYNGTMDIRLNAVDTIIFVDINRVICIYRVFKRMIQYRGKSRPDMAEGVNERFDFDFLKWVWDYPKTKKPVVLEKLEKLPNDKKVIILKSPREVQLFLDKVSNEL, encoded by the coding sequence ATGAAAAAGATTGCATTGATTGGTTCCGGAGGGTCAGGGAAGTCTACTCTGGCCCGAAGATTAGGGGAAAAGTTGAACATAGAAGTGTATCATTTAGATGCATTGTTCTGGAAGCTAAATTGGACTCCAACGGCAAAAGAGGAACAAAGAAAGGTTCAAAATGAATTAGTCAAACAAGAAGAATGGATTATTGATGGGAATTATAACGGTACAATGGATATAAGACTGAATGCAGTAGACACCATTATCTTTGTTGATATCAATAGGGTAATATGCATCTATAGAGTTTTCAAGCGGATGATCCAATATCGTGGAAAATCGAGACCAGATATGGCTGAGGGCGTCAATGAGAGATTTGATTTTGACTTTCTGAAATGGGTATGGGATTACCCGAAAACAAAGAAACCTGTTGTTTTAGAGAAACTTGAAAAATTACCCAATGATAAGAAAGTCATTATTTTAAAATCTCCAAGAGAAGTACAACTTTTTTTAGATAAAGTATCTAATGAGTTGTAA
- a CDS encoding transglycosylase domain-containing protein, translated as MRQAIGYIIVLLCFPLIWILYSFIHTEMLTASEFREDLKEAIPLHTPAITSPIVLLDKDKEVFSEDYVEWRDPLPLESIPLFIQEVLIQSEDVEFYNHIGFDFSAIFRAVFANAAANSSDQGASTITQQLVRLRYLSTEKTYERKVIELVYAYEMEKQSNKEEILENYLNEIYFSNQVYGIGAAATYYFGKPLSELTEAQQVFISAIPNNPSVYNPLKNFEATKKRQELLIDILVKNEKISEEHGNRLKEETIVLQTKSKKQLYPVYSTYVLDELKSLISSNEGFQEKIESASNEQQAIFFKNELQTRVNEVISQGLIVHTALDPLKQKEDVAYIDNLLDKTKDLQAASVVINNETREIISIFGGKDYRKFDFNRANQAVRQPGSAFKPLLVYGPVFEMTSLTPNNEISGGKLCIANYCPQNYGGAVYGNVSLKQAFRFSHNTPAVRLLQTVGMEEAFGKLEQFQFNHLLEEDHTYSAALGGLTNGVTVLEMADAYSGFIDGMYKPAHAIRKVTNKNGDILYEWKEEKVEVWSSKTVNIMRDLLADVVVNGTGKGITVNSSYVGAKTGTTNDYFDYWVTGLTDTYTTAVWIGYDMPQNMKQIESKKIHHKIFNQIMN; from the coding sequence ATGCGTCAGGCAATTGGATATATTATCGTTCTACTATGCTTCCCGCTCATTTGGATTCTATATTCGTTTATCCATACTGAGATGTTAACAGCCTCTGAATTCAGAGAGGATTTAAAAGAAGCTATTCCGCTTCATACACCAGCAATTACTTCGCCTATTGTTCTGTTAGATAAAGATAAGGAAGTTTTCTCGGAGGATTATGTCGAATGGCGAGATCCCCTGCCATTAGAATCTATTCCACTCTTCATACAAGAAGTGCTTATACAAAGCGAGGATGTAGAGTTTTATAATCATATTGGCTTTGATTTCAGTGCAATTTTCCGTGCCGTTTTTGCAAATGCGGCAGCCAATTCAAGCGACCAAGGCGCAAGTACAATCACACAGCAATTAGTAAGGCTACGTTACTTATCTACAGAAAAAACATATGAACGCAAAGTGATAGAACTTGTCTATGCGTACGAGATGGAAAAACAATCGAACAAAGAAGAAATATTAGAAAATTATTTAAATGAAATATATTTTAGCAACCAAGTATATGGAATAGGCGCAGCCGCAACCTATTATTTTGGAAAACCTTTAAGCGAATTAACTGAAGCGCAACAAGTATTTATTAGTGCTATTCCAAATAACCCGTCTGTATATAATCCATTGAAAAACTTTGAAGCTACTAAAAAGCGGCAAGAATTGTTGATAGATATTTTAGTGAAAAACGAAAAAATTTCTGAAGAGCATGGAAATAGGTTAAAAGAAGAGACTATCGTTCTTCAAACAAAATCAAAAAAGCAATTATATCCAGTTTATAGTACTTATGTTTTAGACGAATTAAAGTCTTTGATCAGTTCTAACGAGGGATTTCAAGAAAAAATTGAATCCGCCTCCAACGAGCAGCAAGCAATATTTTTCAAAAATGAGTTACAAACTCGTGTGAATGAAGTAATTTCTCAAGGGCTAATTGTACATACAGCTTTAGACCCTCTTAAACAAAAAGAAGACGTAGCATATATTGATAATCTCCTAGACAAAACAAAAGATTTACAAGCTGCTTCTGTCGTTATTAATAATGAGACAAGAGAAATTATTAGCATATTCGGTGGAAAGGATTATCGAAAGTTTGATTTTAATCGTGCAAATCAAGCAGTGCGACAACCTGGTTCTGCTTTCAAACCCCTACTTGTATACGGTCCAGTTTTTGAAATGACTTCATTAACTCCTAATAACGAGATTAGCGGGGGTAAGTTATGTATTGCGAATTATTGTCCTCAAAATTATGGAGGAGCCGTATACGGAAACGTTTCTCTAAAACAGGCGTTTCGTTTTAGTCATAACACTCCTGCTGTTCGTCTACTACAAACTGTGGGAATGGAAGAGGCGTTTGGGAAATTAGAGCAGTTCCAGTTTAATCATTTATTAGAAGAGGATCATACCTACTCTGCAGCTCTAGGCGGTTTGACAAATGGAGTAACAGTACTCGAAATGGCAGATGCTTACTCTGGTTTTATTGATGGAATGTATAAACCCGCTCACGCTATTCGCAAAGTAACAAACAAGAATGGGGACATTCTGTATGAGTGGAAAGAAGAAAAAGTGGAAGTATGGTCTTCTAAAACGGTAAATATAATGAGAGATTTGCTAGCAGATGTTGTAGTGAATGGGACGGGAAAAGGAATAACTGTTAACTCCTCCTATGTTGGGGCAAAAACAGGTACGACTAACGATTATTTTGATTACTGGGTTACTGGACTTACAGATACTTATACAACAGCTGTATGGATTGGCTATGATATGCCGCAAAATATGAAACAAATAGAATCTAAAAAGATTCACCATAAAATATTTAATCAAATAATGAATTGA
- a CDS encoding MFS transporter, whose protein sequence is MSVQKRNFTIMWFSNFLVSATMTMIMPFLSLYINTMGDFSESYVQKWSGLVFGATFVSAFLMSPIWGRIADKYGYKPILIINGFGIAFSVLLMGFVNSVEAFFVLRLFMGIVTGFIPTSLAFISSQTPKNIAGKTMGTLQMGSVSGTLFGPIIGGFLADTFGFQYTFIITASAVSIAALIVLFGIHEIRKEKKAGDHEYSRKTVISSIFHHRLILNVLMITSLIQIGLFSIQPLLSLYVSHLTNSKEVALLAGITFSATGVGSLLFARTWGKLGDSIGYEKILSFLLILAFVFIIPQAFVSELWQLVILRFLFGIASGGLIPITTALIRREAPIEVQGELMGYNTSFRFLGNIIGPMFGGFISGYIGISSVFFVTGALFLIAFTIIYFARKKPRIDFEDVLIEEEMHAKLS, encoded by the coding sequence ATGAGCGTACAAAAACGAAATTTTACGATCATGTGGTTTTCTAACTTTCTAGTTTCGGCCACTATGACAATGATCATGCCATTCTTATCATTATATATAAATACGATGGGTGATTTCTCTGAAAGCTATGTACAAAAGTGGTCTGGACTCGTGTTCGGCGCTACATTTGTGTCTGCATTTTTAATGTCACCTATTTGGGGAAGAATAGCTGATAAATACGGATATAAGCCAATCTTAATCATTAATGGATTTGGAATCGCATTTAGTGTTTTGCTAATGGGGTTTGTCAATTCAGTTGAAGCCTTCTTTGTCCTTCGTTTATTTATGGGGATTGTTACTGGATTTATCCCTACCTCTTTAGCCTTCATAAGCTCTCAAACTCCAAAAAATATTGCCGGAAAAACGATGGGGACATTACAGATGGGAAGTGTTTCTGGTACACTATTCGGACCTATTATTGGTGGTTTTTTAGCAGATACATTCGGTTTCCAGTACACATTCATTATTACAGCTTCAGCTGTTTCTATTGCTGCGTTGATTGTACTCTTTGGTATACATGAAATTCGCAAAGAGAAAAAAGCTGGTGATCATGAATATTCTAGAAAGACAGTTATTTCAAGTATATTTCATCATCGTCTCATCTTAAATGTTCTTATGATTACCTCGTTGATACAAATTGGACTGTTTAGTATTCAACCCCTTTTATCTTTATATGTTTCTCATTTAACAAACTCTAAAGAAGTTGCGCTTCTCGCGGGAATTACGTTTAGTGCAACCGGAGTCGGAAGTCTATTATTTGCTAGAACATGGGGTAAACTAGGTGATTCGATTGGATATGAAAAAATACTATCCTTTCTTCTGATTCTTGCCTTCGTGTTTATCATTCCCCAGGCATTCGTCTCAGAGCTATGGCAATTAGTAATACTACGTTTCTTATTTGGTATAGCCTCCGGTGGCCTAATACCAATCACTACTGCTTTAATACGTAGAGAAGCTCCGATTGAGGTTCAAGGTGAACTAATGGGCTATAATACAAGTTTCCGCTTTTTAGGTAATATTATTGGACCAATGTTTGGTGGATTTATTAGTGGTTACATAGGTATTTCATCCGTCTTTTTTGTAACCGGCGCATTATTCCTAATCGCATTTACCATCATATACTTCGCTAGAAAGAAACCTCGAATAGATTTTGAGGATGTATTAATAGAAGAAGAAATGCACGCAAAGTTATCGTGA
- a CDS encoding peptidylprolyl isomerase, whose translation MKKILLLIGIATTIFFLSACGSDDSSAPKEEVEKEDTNVNTDTGQEGESIMYPQLSKEVAANEALVTMNTSMGPIKIKLFPDLAPKTVENFLTHAENGYYDGIIFHRIIQDFMIQGGDPTGTGMGGESIYGADFEDEFSMNLFNIRGALSMANAGANTNGSQFFIVQAPNAQATAKQLIDGGWPKEIAEAYGEMGGTPTLDQKHTVFGQVIEGLDIVDKMAAVETDANDKPVEDITIDSIEIVQK comes from the coding sequence ATGAAAAAAATATTATTACTTATAGGAATAGCAACAACTATTTTCTTTTTAAGTGCTTGTGGATCAGATGATTCTAGTGCACCGAAGGAAGAGGTAGAAAAAGAAGATACTAATGTAAATACTGATACTGGGCAAGAAGGAGAGTCAATAATGTATCCACAACTTTCTAAAGAAGTAGCTGCAAATGAAGCGTTAGTTACAATGAATACGTCAATGGGACCTATTAAGATTAAACTATTCCCTGATTTAGCGCCAAAAACAGTGGAGAATTTCTTAACACATGCAGAAAATGGTTATTATGATGGGATTATATTCCACCGAATTATTCAAGACTTCATGATTCAAGGCGGAGATCCAACTGGTACTGGTATGGGTGGAGAAAGTATTTACGGAGCAGACTTTGAGGATGAATTTTCGATGAATCTCTTTAATATAAGAGGGGCTCTTTCAATGGCAAATGCAGGAGCAAATACAAATGGTAGTCAGTTTTTCATCGTTCAAGCACCTAATGCTCAAGCAACAGCGAAGCAACTAATTGATGGTGGATGGCCAAAGGAAATTGCTGAGGCTTATGGGGAAATGGGTGGTACGCCGACCCTTGATCAAAAACATACGGTATTTGGACAAGTGATTGAAGGATTAGACATAGTGGACAAAATGGCTGCAGTAGAAACAGATGCTAATGATAAGCCAGTAGAAGATATTACTATAGATTCGATTGAAATTGTTCAGAAATAA
- a CDS encoding MalY/PatB family protein, with translation MSIFSTVFNRRNTYSAKWDMLEQVYSINDASEVLPMWVADMDFAIPSTIIEALHKRMEHPVFGYSMAPEETKSSLTNWVAEKHQLTIKNEWILFLHGVIPGIAEAIEAFTEVGDKVLIHTPVYPPFMSVPTNLGRKVVTSQLLEKNNSYEMDWESFEDCLKNDVKAFILCNPHNPGGKVWSEKDLTKIAKLCQQYNVLILSDEIHSDLIFEPNKHIPMLKVAEDPNNIITFLAPTKTFNLAGIQAATMVVPDEKKRKVLENLEMNRGYMGLNIFSLTALQTAYEQGAPWLEELLEVLTVNMDYVVEHLSKLDGIKVSKPEGTYLLWIDYRGTGLSEKEMMDRLLKVGKLALEPGTKYGKAGDGFLRMNVACPLSTVEDGVARFVKSLQ, from the coding sequence TTGTCTATTTTTTCTACTGTTTTTAATCGACGAAATACATATTCTGCAAAATGGGATATGTTAGAGCAAGTATATTCTATCAACGATGCTTCTGAAGTACTCCCTATGTGGGTAGCGGATATGGATTTTGCTATTCCTTCCACAATTATTGAGGCATTACATAAACGAATGGAACATCCAGTGTTTGGTTATTCCATGGCGCCTGAAGAAACAAAATCATCCCTTACTAATTGGGTAGCTGAAAAGCATCAACTTACTATAAAAAATGAATGGATTCTGTTTCTCCATGGGGTCATTCCTGGAATAGCAGAAGCTATTGAAGCATTCACTGAAGTTGGGGATAAAGTTCTTATCCATACACCGGTATATCCTCCATTTATGAGTGTACCTACAAATTTAGGTAGAAAAGTAGTCACTAGTCAGTTATTAGAAAAGAATAATTCCTACGAGATGGACTGGGAATCATTTGAGGACTGTTTAAAAAATGATGTGAAAGCTTTTATCTTATGTAATCCACATAATCCTGGTGGAAAGGTATGGAGCGAAAAAGACTTAACGAAGATAGCTAAACTTTGTCAACAATATAATGTTTTAATCTTGTCAGATGAAATTCACTCGGATCTCATTTTCGAACCAAATAAGCATATACCAATGCTTAAAGTGGCGGAAGATCCAAATAACATCATAACTTTTTTAGCACCAACAAAAACATTTAATTTAGCAGGGATTCAAGCTGCTACTATGGTTGTTCCCGATGAGAAAAAACGGAAGGTACTAGAAAATCTTGAGATGAACCGTGGATATATGGGATTAAATATATTTTCACTTACAGCACTCCAAACAGCATACGAACAAGGAGCACCTTGGTTAGAGGAGCTGTTAGAGGTATTGACAGTAAATATGGATTACGTGGTGGAGCATCTTTCGAAATTAGATGGTATAAAAGTTTCCAAACCAGAGGGTACATACTTACTTTGGATAGATTACCGTGGGACGGGTCTTTCTGAAAAAGAAATGATGGATCGCCTATTAAAAGTTGGAAAGCTTGCTCTAGAGCCTGGCACTAAGTACGGAAAAGCTGGAGATGGATTTTTACGGATGAATGTGGCTTGTCCACTCTCTACTGTTGAAGATGGAGTAGCACGCTTCGTAAAATCACTTCAATAG
- a CDS encoding DUF1871 family protein, with protein sequence MDTIEMNRRAVWTLQQWDPFHLGEHAYETETADVVAYLQDIDHPSELAKRIQEIYEHSFEEWIPLEKCVDISYKLIALKYEMKCII encoded by the coding sequence ATGGACACAATTGAAATGAATAGAAGAGCAGTATGGACATTACAACAATGGGATCCTTTCCACCTTGGAGAACATGCCTATGAAACAGAAACGGCAGATGTAGTCGCATATTTGCAAGACATTGATCACCCATCTGAATTGGCAAAGCGAATTCAGGAAATTTATGAACATTCTTTTGAAGAATGGATTCCATTAGAAAAATGCGTGGATATATCTTACAAGTTGATCGCATTAAAGTATGAAATGAAATGTATTATATAA
- a CDS encoding helix-turn-helix domain-containing protein has protein sequence MKKDLHEQLRQLREERNITLETLALKTRIGTGKLEAYESGVEKPSVQTILKLSNALEVPASNLLDGLQEV, from the coding sequence ATGAAGAAAGATTTACATGAGCAATTACGTCAATTAAGAGAAGAGCGTAATATTACGCTAGAAACTCTTGCGTTGAAAACAAGAATTGGTACTGGGAAGCTAGAAGCATATGAATCAGGCGTAGAAAAGCCATCAGTACAAACAATATTGAAATTGTCCAATGCACTCGAAGTTCCAGCTTCAAACTTATTAGACGGTCTACAAGAAGTTTAA
- a CDS encoding sodium-dependent transporter codes for MTNRDHFGSKIGFILAAAGSAIGLGAIWKFPYMAGTNGGSVFVILFILCTFLIGLPILLAEFVIGKKGQADAVTSFKKLAPGKPWFLIGWAGFAFSFIILSFYSVVGGWILSYLFRAITFSLNGSSKTFFNDLFNTVISNPWEVVVAQATFILLTIWIVAGGIKGGIEKASKWMMPILLIFFVVLAIRSLTLDGAIEGIKFLFVPDWSYFTWETALLALGQAFFSLSVGVSGMVTYASYLPKETNLSTSALSVSVLNIGISIMAGLVIFPAVFALGFSPDAGPGLAFIIIPAVFEQIIFGQFFLILFFILLLFATLTSSISMLEIIVSIGIKSKYDRRKRAAWFFGFLIFLFGIPSALSFGVLSDVDVLGMSIFDFADFLTSSIGLPLGALFISLFAGFHFSKPSLIHELRLNDILLNSWYIIVRFAAPIAILIVFIQGAMKLLM; via the coding sequence GTGACAAACCGAGATCATTTTGGATCTAAAATCGGATTTATATTAGCGGCAGCCGGAAGCGCAATCGGGTTAGGTGCTATTTGGAAGTTTCCATATATGGCAGGTACAAATGGAGGTAGTGTATTTGTAATTTTGTTTATTCTATGTACTTTTCTTATCGGTCTCCCTATTTTACTTGCTGAATTTGTTATAGGAAAAAAAGGTCAAGCAGATGCTGTTACAAGTTTTAAAAAGTTGGCTCCCGGAAAACCATGGTTTTTAATTGGTTGGGCAGGTTTTGCCTTTTCGTTTATCATATTATCATTCTATAGCGTTGTTGGTGGCTGGATTTTATCTTATTTGTTCCGCGCAATTACGTTTAGTTTAAACGGTAGTAGCAAAACATTCTTTAATGACTTGTTTAATACAGTTATTTCAAATCCATGGGAGGTAGTAGTCGCTCAGGCAACTTTCATCCTTCTAACTATTTGGATTGTAGCTGGTGGGATTAAAGGAGGAATCGAGAAGGCGAGTAAGTGGATGATGCCAATCCTTCTTATTTTCTTTGTAGTATTAGCAATTCGGTCCCTTACATTAGACGGTGCTATTGAAGGGATAAAGTTTTTATTTGTACCAGACTGGTCTTATTTCACATGGGAAACAGCTTTACTTGCCTTAGGACAGGCTTTCTTCTCTTTAAGTGTTGGTGTTTCTGGAATGGTTACTTATGCGTCCTATTTACCGAAGGAGACAAATTTAAGTACGTCCGCACTGAGTGTGTCTGTCCTGAACATAGGAATATCCATAATGGCAGGACTTGTTATTTTCCCAGCAGTCTTTGCATTAGGCTTCTCGCCAGATGCTGGACCTGGTTTAGCATTTATCATTATCCCAGCTGTATTTGAACAAATTATTTTCGGTCAATTTTTCTTAATTTTATTTTTTATTCTGCTACTGTTTGCAACGCTTACTTCTTCCATCAGTATGTTAGAAATAATTGTATCAATTGGGATTAAATCAAAATATGATAGAAGGAAACGTGCTGCATGGTTTTTCGGATTCCTTATCTTCTTATTTGGAATTCCAAGTGCCTTATCTTTTGGTGTACTATCAGACGTTGACGTCCTAGGTATGTCGATCTTTGACTTTGCCGACTTCCTAACAAGTAGTATCGGACTACCGCTAGGTGCATTATTTATTTCATTATTTGCTGGTTTCCATTTTTCTAAGCCCTCGCTAATCCATGAGCTTAGACTGAATGATATTCTTTTGAATTCTTGGTATATTATCGTCCGCTTTGCAGCTCCGATCGCAATACTAATCGTTTTTATCCAAGGTGCTATGAAATTGTTAATGTAA
- a CDS encoding RNA polymerase sigma factor yields MLELELIERAQQGDKAAYTELIHIHHRTVEKFAFQCGVRVHDIPDVTQEVFVKLYRFLHQFQRDRFTTWLYKITLNTARDYYRKETKEKEKEQKLHEDGLNYTSKSAEDRVLVFEEDRELHNAIQSLDEKYRHPIIMFYFHDLSYEQIAEILNVPLSTIKIRLMRAKALLKSALQMSGGVKHGR; encoded by the coding sequence ATGTTAGAGCTTGAGTTAATAGAACGAGCACAACAGGGGGACAAAGCAGCATATACAGAACTCATACATATACATCACAGGACCGTTGAAAAGTTTGCATTTCAGTGTGGTGTTCGAGTCCATGACATTCCAGATGTAACTCAAGAAGTTTTTGTGAAGCTATATCGATTTCTACATCAATTTCAGCGTGACAGGTTTACAACGTGGTTATACAAAATCACATTAAATACTGCAAGGGATTATTACAGAAAGGAAACGAAAGAAAAAGAGAAAGAACAGAAACTACATGAAGATGGATTAAATTATACGTCGAAATCCGCAGAAGACCGAGTTTTAGTATTTGAAGAAGACCGGGAACTCCATAATGCCATTCAATCATTGGACGAAAAATATCGACATCCTATCATAATGTTTTACTTTCATGATTTATCATATGAGCAAATTGCAGAAATATTAAATGTTCCTTTATCAACGATAAAGATACGTTTAATGAGAGCAAAGGCATTATTAAAATCGGCATTACAGATGAGTGGAGGAGTAAAGCATGGACGATAA